A portion of the Chromobacterium sp. IIBBL 290-4 genome contains these proteins:
- a CDS encoding retention module-containing protein: MANVQGQILSLHGTVKAIDASGKIRILKAGDILLPGERLQLEEGADIRFTRGDGQIVELDGNRQMQLSEDLLRPHNAEANESQVAALTEEAKKILASLDAPADANQPNPFDNLEPAAAGLNDAGPGNDGSTFVRVARIAESINPLQLNSSQNAAVELHDARGNAADARLPLSEQAIQATNVIGGNGDGSAIEQTQPSTSGALTASNSNNPALGFVSGNLRGEYGSLTVDATGKWTYTLDNRADALTQGQKVDDKITVTLNDGTTTTVTIHVTGTNNPAELSTGAGQVKEDTADQSQASGTLTITDKDAGEAVFVASSQTNDYGTFKIGADGKWTFDINNASDKVQALAEGEKHVETFTVASKDGTTSTVTITIVGTNDTPVFSGKDSGDVYENATDAKAVLGFDGQIVATDADHDQSGFKTTVTPAQGTLGTLTIQADGNWHYSVDNSKVQYLRSGETRDEHFTVTSLDGTTHDIVVTIHGTDNAPVFSGKDSGDVYENATDAKAVLGFDGQIVATDADHDQSGFKTTVTPAQGTLGTLTIQADGNWHYSVDNSKVQYLRSGETRDEHFTVTSLDGTTHDIVVTIHGTDNAPVFSGKDSGDVYENATDAKAVLGFDGQIVATDADHDQSGFKTTVTPAQGTLGTLTIQADGNWHYSVDNSKVQYLRSGETRDEHFTVTSLDGTTHDIVVTIHGTDNAPVFSGKDSGDVYENATDAKAVLGFDGQIVATDADHDQSGFKTTVTPAQNTLGTLTIQADGNWHYSVDNSKVQYLRSGETRDEHFTVTSLDGTTHDIVVTIHGTDNAPVFSGKDSGDVYENATDAKAVLGFDGQIVATDADHDQSGFKTTVTPAQNTLGTLTIQADGNWHYSVDNSKVQYLRSGETRDEHFTVTSLDGTTHDIVVTIHGTDNVPVFSGKDSGDVYENATDAKAVLGFDGQIVATDADHDQSGFKTTVTPAQGTLGTLTIQADGNWHYSVDNSKVQYLRSGETRDEHFTVTSLDGTTHDIVVTIHGTDNAPVFSGKDSGDVYENATDAKAVLGFDGQIVATDADHDQSGFKTTVTPAQGTLGTLTIQADGNWHYSVDNSKVQYLRSGETRDEHFTVTSLDGTTHDIVVTIHGTDNVPVFSGKDSGDVYENATDAKAVLGFDGQIVATDADHDQSGFKTTVTPAQGTLGTLTIQADGNWHYSVDNSKVQYLRSGETRDEHFTVTSLDGTTHDIVVTIHGTDNVPVFSGKDSGDVYENATDAKAVLGFDGQIVATDADHDQSGFKTTVTPAQGTLGTLTIQADGNWHYSVDNSKVQYLRSGETRDEHFTVTSLDGTTHDIVVTIHGTDNAPVFSGKDSGDVYENATDAKAVLGFDGQIVATDADHDQSGFKTTVTPAQGTLGTLTIQADGNWHYSVDNSKVQYLRSGETRDEHFTVTSLDGTTHDIVVTIHGTDNVPVFSGKDSGDVYENATDAKAVLGFDGQIVATDADHDQSGFKTTVTPAQGTLGTLTIQADGNWHYSVDNSKVQYLRSGETRDEHFTVTSLDGTTHDIVVTIHGTDNAPVFSGKDSGDVYENATDAKAVLGFDGQIVATDADHDQSGFKTIVTPAQGTLGTLTIQADGNWHYSVDNSKVQYLRSGETRDEHFTVTSLDGTTHDIVVTIHGTDNAPVFSGKDSGDVYENATDAKAVLGFDGQIVATDADHDQSGFKTTVTPAQNTLGTLTIQADGNWHYSVDNSKVQYLRSGETRDEHFTVTSLDGTTHDIVVTIHGTDNVPVFSGKDSGDVYENATDAKAVLGFDGQIVATDADHDQSGFKTTVTPAQGTLGTLTIQADGNWHYSVDNSKVQYLRSGETRDEHFTVTSLDGTTHDIVVTIHGTDNVPVFSGKDSGDVYENATDAKAVLGFDGQIVATDADHDQSGFKTTVTPAQNTLGTLTIQADGNWHYSVDNSKVQYLRSGETRDEHFTVTSLDGTTHDIVVTIHGTDNVPVFSGKDSGDVYENATDAKAVLGFDGQIVATDADHDQSGFKTTVTPAQGTLGTLTIQADGNWHYSVDNSKVQYLRSGETRDEHFTVTSLDGTTHDIVVTIHGTDNAPVFSGKDSGDVYENATDAKAVLGFDGQIVATDADHDQSGFKTTVTPAQGTLGTLTIQADGNWHYSVDNSKVQYLRSGETRDEHFTVTSLDGTTHDIVVTIHGTDNVPVFSGKDSGDVYENATDAKAVLGFDGQIVATDADHDQSGFKTTVTPAQGTLGTLTIQADGNWHYSVDNSKVQYLRSGETRDEHFTVTSLDGTTHDIVVTIHGTDNAPVFSGKDSGDVYENATDAKAVLGFDGQIVATDADHDQSGFKTTVTPAQGTLGTLTIQADGNWHYSVDNSKVQYLRSGETRDEHFTVTSLDGTTHDIVVTIHGTDNAPVFSGKDSGDVYENATDAKAVLGFDGQIVATDADHDQSGFKTTVTPAQGTLGTLTIQADGNWHYSVDNSKVQYLRSGETRDEHFTVTSLDGTTHDIVVTIHGTDNAPVFSGKDSGDVYENATDAKAVLGFDGQIVATDADHDQSGFKTTVTPAQNTLGTLTIQADGNWHYSVDNSKVQYLRSGETRDEHFTVTSLDGTTHDIVVTIHGTDNAPVFSGKDSGDVYENATDAKAVLGFDGQIVATDADHDQSGFKTTVTPAQGTLGTLTIQADGNWHYSVDNSKVQYLRSGETRDEHFTVTSLDGTTHDIVVTIHGTDNARSSPARTAATSMRTPPTPRPCSASTARSSPPTPTMTRAVSRPPSPRPRARSAP, encoded by the coding sequence ATGGCCAACGTTCAAGGGCAAATTCTTTCTCTGCACGGCACAGTCAAGGCAATTGATGCCAGCGGCAAAATCCGCATCCTGAAAGCAGGCGACATCCTGCTGCCGGGAGAGCGCCTGCAGCTAGAAGAGGGAGCGGATATCCGTTTCACCCGCGGCGATGGCCAAATCGTGGAGCTGGACGGCAACCGCCAGATGCAATTGAGCGAGGACTTGCTGCGCCCCCACAATGCTGAAGCCAACGAAAGCCAGGTTGCCGCGCTGACGGAAGAAGCCAAAAAAATCCTCGCGTCGTTGGATGCGCCCGCCGACGCGAACCAGCCCAACCCCTTCGACAATCTGGAACCGGCCGCAGCCGGCCTGAACGACGCCGGCCCGGGCAACGACGGCTCCACCTTCGTCCGCGTCGCCCGCATCGCCGAATCGATCAATCCGCTGCAATTGAACAGCTCGCAGAATGCCGCGGTTGAACTTCACGATGCCCGCGGCAATGCGGCCGATGCCCGCCTGCCGCTGTCGGAACAAGCTATCCAAGCCACCAATGTCATTGGCGGCAACGGCGACGGTTCGGCAATCGAGCAAACCCAGCCCAGCACCAGCGGCGCGCTGACGGCCAGCAACAGCAACAATCCCGCCCTAGGCTTTGTGTCCGGCAACCTGAGAGGCGAGTACGGCTCCCTCACCGTGGATGCCACGGGCAAATGGACCTACACCCTGGACAACCGCGCCGACGCGCTTACCCAGGGCCAAAAGGTCGACGACAAAATCACCGTCACCTTGAACGATGGCACCACAACCACCGTCACCATCCATGTCACCGGCACCAATAACCCGGCAGAACTGAGCACCGGCGCCGGCCAAGTGAAAGAAGACACCGCCGACCAGAGCCAGGCTAGCGGCACCCTGACCATCACCGACAAGGACGCCGGCGAAGCGGTCTTCGTCGCCAGCAGCCAAACCAACGATTACGGCACCTTCAAGATCGGCGCCGACGGCAAGTGGACCTTCGACATCAATAACGCCAGCGACAAGGTCCAAGCCTTGGCTGAAGGCGAAAAACATGTCGAGACCTTCACCGTCGCTTCGAAGGATGGCACCACTTCCACGGTGACCATCACCATCGTCGGCACAAATGACACCCCGGTCTTCTCCGGCAAGGACAGCGGCGACGTCTATGAGAACGCCACCGACGCCAAGGCCGTGCTCGGCTTCGACGGCCAGATCGTCGCCACCGACGCCGACCATGACCAGAGCGGTTTCAAGACCACCGTCACCCCGGCCCAGGGCACGCTCGGCACCCTGACCATCCAGGCCGACGGCAACTGGCACTACAGCGTCGACAACAGCAAGGTGCAGTACCTGCGCAGCGGCGAAACCCGCGACGAGCACTTCACCGTCACCTCGCTGGACGGCACGACCCACGACATCGTCGTCACCATCCACGGCACCGACAATGCCCCGGTCTTCTCCGGCAAGGACAGCGGCGACGTCTATGAGAACGCCACCGACGCCAAGGCCGTGCTCGGCTTCGACGGCCAGATCGTCGCCACCGACGCCGACCATGACCAGAGCGGTTTCAAGACCACCGTCACCCCGGCCCAGGGCACGCTCGGCACCCTGACCATCCAGGCCGACGGCAACTGGCACTACAGCGTCGACAACAGCAAGGTGCAGTACCTGCGCAGCGGCGAAACCCGCGACGAGCACTTCACCGTCACCTCGCTGGACGGCACGACCCACGACATCGTCGTCACCATCCACGGCACCGACAATGCCCCGGTCTTCTCCGGCAAGGACAGCGGCGACGTCTATGAGAACGCCACCGACGCCAAGGCCGTGCTCGGCTTCGACGGCCAGATCGTCGCCACCGACGCCGACCATGACCAGAGCGGTTTCAAGACCACCGTCACCCCGGCCCAGGGCACGCTCGGCACCCTGACCATCCAGGCCGACGGCAACTGGCACTACAGCGTCGACAACAGCAAGGTGCAGTACCTGCGCAGCGGCGAAACCCGCGACGAGCACTTCACCGTCACCTCGCTGGACGGCACGACCCACGACATCGTCGTCACCATCCACGGCACCGACAATGCCCCGGTCTTCTCCGGCAAGGACAGCGGCGACGTCTATGAGAACGCCACCGACGCCAAGGCCGTGCTCGGCTTCGACGGCCAGATCGTCGCCACCGACGCCGACCATGACCAGAGCGGTTTCAAGACCACCGTCACCCCGGCCCAGAACACGCTCGGCACCCTGACCATCCAGGCCGACGGCAACTGGCACTACAGCGTCGACAACAGCAAGGTGCAGTACCTGCGCAGCGGCGAAACCCGCGACGAGCACTTCACCGTCACCTCGCTGGACGGCACGACCCACGACATCGTCGTCACCATCCACGGCACCGACAATGCCCCGGTCTTCTCCGGCAAGGACAGCGGCGACGTCTATGAGAACGCCACCGACGCCAAGGCCGTGCTCGGCTTCGACGGCCAGATCGTCGCCACCGACGCCGACCATGACCAGAGCGGTTTCAAGACCACCGTCACCCCGGCCCAGAACACGCTCGGCACCCTGACCATCCAGGCCGACGGCAACTGGCACTACAGCGTCGACAACAGCAAGGTGCAGTACCTGCGCAGCGGCGAAACCCGCGACGAGCACTTCACCGTCACCTCGCTGGACGGCACGACCCACGACATCGTCGTCACCATCCACGGCACCGACAATGTCCCGGTCTTCTCCGGCAAGGACAGCGGCGACGTCTATGAGAACGCCACCGACGCCAAGGCCGTGCTCGGCTTCGACGGCCAGATCGTCGCCACCGACGCCGACCATGACCAGAGCGGTTTCAAGACCACCGTCACCCCGGCCCAGGGCACGCTCGGCACCCTGACCATCCAGGCCGACGGCAACTGGCACTACAGCGTCGACAACAGCAAGGTGCAGTACCTGCGCAGCGGCGAAACCCGCGACGAGCACTTCACCGTCACCTCGCTGGACGGCACGACCCACGACATCGTCGTCACCATCCACGGCACCGACAATGCCCCGGTCTTCTCCGGCAAGGACAGCGGCGACGTCTATGAGAACGCCACCGACGCCAAGGCCGTGCTCGGCTTCGACGGCCAGATCGTCGCCACCGACGCCGACCATGACCAGAGCGGTTTCAAGACCACCGTCACCCCGGCCCAGGGCACGCTCGGCACCCTGACCATCCAGGCCGACGGCAACTGGCACTACAGCGTCGACAACAGCAAGGTGCAGTACCTGCGCAGCGGCGAAACCCGCGACGAGCACTTCACCGTCACCTCGCTGGACGGCACGACCCACGACATCGTCGTCACCATCCACGGCACCGACAATGTCCCGGTCTTCTCCGGCAAGGACAGCGGCGACGTCTATGAGAACGCCACCGACGCCAAGGCCGTGCTCGGCTTCGACGGCCAGATCGTCGCCACCGACGCCGACCATGACCAGAGCGGTTTCAAGACCACCGTCACCCCGGCCCAGGGCACGCTCGGCACCCTGACCATCCAGGCCGACGGCAACTGGCACTACAGCGTCGACAACAGCAAGGTGCAGTACCTGCGCAGCGGCGAAACCCGCGACGAGCACTTCACCGTCACCTCGCTGGACGGCACGACCCACGACATCGTCGTCACCATCCACGGCACCGACAATGTCCCGGTCTTCTCCGGCAAGGACAGCGGCGACGTCTATGAGAACGCCACCGACGCCAAGGCCGTGCTCGGCTTCGACGGCCAGATCGTCGCCACCGACGCCGACCATGACCAGAGCGGTTTCAAGACCACCGTCACCCCGGCCCAGGGCACGCTCGGCACCCTGACCATCCAGGCCGACGGCAACTGGCACTACAGCGTCGACAACAGCAAGGTGCAGTACCTGCGCAGCGGCGAAACCCGCGACGAGCACTTCACCGTCACCTCGCTGGACGGCACGACCCACGACATCGTCGTCACCATCCACGGCACCGACAATGCCCCGGTCTTCTCCGGCAAGGACAGCGGCGACGTCTATGAGAACGCCACCGACGCCAAGGCCGTGCTCGGCTTCGACGGCCAGATCGTCGCCACCGACGCCGACCATGACCAGAGCGGTTTCAAGACCACCGTCACCCCGGCCCAGGGCACGCTCGGCACCCTGACCATCCAGGCCGACGGCAACTGGCACTACAGCGTCGACAACAGCAAGGTGCAGTACCTGCGCAGCGGCGAAACCCGCGACGAGCACTTCACCGTCACCTCGCTGGACGGCACGACCCACGACATCGTCGTCACCATCCACGGCACCGACAATGTCCCGGTCTTCTCCGGCAAGGACAGCGGCGACGTCTATGAGAACGCCACCGACGCCAAGGCCGTGCTCGGCTTCGACGGCCAGATCGTCGCCACCGACGCCGACCATGACCAGAGCGGTTTCAAGACCACCGTCACCCCGGCCCAGGGCACGCTCGGCACCCTGACCATCCAGGCCGACGGCAACTGGCACTACAGCGTCGACAACAGCAAGGTGCAGTACCTGCGCAGCGGCGAAACCCGCGACGAGCACTTCACCGTCACCTCGCTGGACGGCACGACCCACGACATCGTCGTCACCATCCACGGCACCGACAATGCCCCGGTCTTCTCCGGCAAGGACAGCGGCGACGTCTATGAGAACGCCACCGACGCCAAGGCCGTGCTCGGCTTCGACGGCCAGATCGTCGCCACCGACGCCGACCATGACCAGAGCGGTTTCAAGACCATCGTCACCCCGGCCCAGGGCACGCTCGGCACCCTGACCATCCAGGCCGACGGCAACTGGCACTACAGCGTCGACAACAGCAAGGTGCAGTACCTGCGCAGCGGCGAAACCCGCGACGAGCACTTCACCGTCACCTCGCTGGACGGCACGACCCACGACATCGTCGTCACCATCCACGGCACCGACAATGCCCCGGTCTTCTCCGGCAAGGACAGCGGCGACGTCTATGAGAACGCCACCGACGCCAAGGCCGTGCTCGGCTTCGACGGCCAGATCGTCGCCACCGACGCCGACCATGACCAGAGCGGTTTCAAGACCACCGTCACCCCGGCCCAGAACACGCTCGGCACCCTGACCATCCAGGCCGACGGCAACTGGCACTACAGCGTCGACAACAGCAAGGTGCAGTACCTGCGCAGCGGCGAAACCCGCGACGAGCACTTCACCGTCACCTCGCTGGACGGCACGACCCACGACATCGTCGTCACCATCCACGGCACCGACAATGTCCCGGTCTTCTCCGGCAAGGACAGCGGCGACGTCTATGAGAACGCCACCGACGCCAAGGCCGTGCTCGGCTTCGACGGCCAGATCGTCGCCACCGACGCCGACCATGACCAGAGCGGTTTCAAGACCACCGTCACCCCGGCCCAGGGCACGCTCGGCACCCTGACCATCCAGGCCGACGGCAACTGGCACTACAGCGTCGACAACAGCAAGGTGCAGTACCTGCGCAGCGGCGAAACCCGCGACGAGCACTTCACCGTCACCTCGCTGGACGGCACGACCCACGACATCGTCGTCACCATCCACGGTACCGACAATGTCCCGGTCTTCTCCGGCAAGGACAGCGGCGACGTCTATGAGAACGCCACCGACGCCAAGGCCGTGCTCGGCTTCGACGGCCAGATCGTCGCCACCGACGCCGACCATGACCAGAGCGGTTTCAAGACCACCGTCACCCCGGCCCAGAACACGCTCGGCACCCTGACCATCCAGGCCGACGGCAACTGGCACTACAGCGTCGACAACAGCAAGGTGCAGTACCTGCGCAGCGGCGAAACCCGCGACGAGCACTTCACCGTCACCTCGCTGGACGGCACGACCCACGACATCGTCGTCACCATCCACGGCACCGACAATGTCCCGGTCTTCTCCGGCAAGGACAGCGGCGACGTCTATGAGAACGCCACCGACGCCAAGGCCGTGCTCGGCTTCGACGGCCAGATCGTCGCCACCGACGCCGACCATGACCAGAGCGGTTTCAAGACCACCGTCACCCCGGCCCAGGGCACGCTCGGCACCCTGACCATCCAGGCCGACGGCAACTGGCACTACAGCGTCGACAACAGCAAGGTGCAGTACCTGCGCAGCGGCGAAACCCGCGACGAGCACTTCACCGTCACCTCGCTGGACGGCACGACCCACGACATCGTCGTCACCATCCACGGCACCGACAATGCCCCGGTCTTCTCCGGCAAGGACAGCGGCGACGTCTATGAGAACGCCACCGACGCCAAGGCCGTGCTCGGCTTCGACGGCCAGATCGTCGCCACCGACGCCGACCATGACCAGAGCGGTTTCAAGACCACCGTCACCCCGGCCCAGGGCACGCTCGGCACCCTGACCATCCAGGCCGACGGCAACTGGCACTACAGCGTCGACAACAGCAAGGTGCAGTACCTGCGCAGCGGCGAAACCCGCGACGAGCACTTCACCGTCACCTCGCTGGACGGCACGACCCACGACATCGTCGTCACCATCCACGGCACCGACAATGTCCCGGTCTTCTCCGGCAAGGACAGCGGCGACGTCTATGAGAACGCCACCGACGCCAAGGCCGTGCTCGGCTTCGACGGCCAGATCGTCGCCACCGACGCCGACCATGACCAGAGCGGTTTCAAGACCACCGTCACCCCGGCCCAGGGCACGCTCGGCACCCTGACCATCCAGGCCGACGGCAACTGGCACTACAGCGTCGACAACAGCAAGGTGCAGTACCTGCGCAGCGGCGAAACCCGCGACGAGCACTTCACCGTCACCTCGCTGGACGGCACGACCCACGACATCGTCGTCACCATCCACGGCACCGACAATGCCCCGGTCTTCTCCGGCAAGGACAGCGGCGACGTCTATGAGAACGCCACCGACGCCAAGGCCGTGCTCGGCTTCGACGGCCAGATCGTCGCCACCGACGCCGACCATGACCAGAGCGGTTTCAAGACCACCGTCACCCCGGCCCAGGGCACGCTCGGCACCCTGACCATCCAGGCCGACGGCAACTGGCACTACAGCGTCGACAACAGCAAGGTGCAGTACCTGCGCAGCGGCGAAACCCGCGACGAGCACTTCACCGTCACCTCGCTGGACGGCACGACCCACGACATCGTCGTCACCATCCACGGCACCGACAATGCCCCGGTCTTCTCCGGCAAGGACAGCGGCGACGTCTATGAGAACGCCACCGACGCCAAGGCCGTGCTCGGCTTCGACGGCCAGATCGTCGCCACCGACGCCGACCATGACCAGAGCGGTTTCAAGACCACCGTCACCCCGGCCCAGGGCACGCTCGGCACCCTGACCATCCAGGCCGACGGCAACTGGCACTACAGCGTCGACAACAGCAAGGTGCAGTACCTGCGCAGCGGCGAAACCCGCGACGAGCACTTCACCGTCACCTCGCTGGACGGCACGACCCACGACATCGTCGTCACCATCCACGGCACCGACAATGCCCCGGTCTTCTCCGGCAAGGACAGCGGCGACGTCTATGAGAACGCCACCGACGCCAAGGCCGTGCTCGGCTTCGACGGCCAGATCGTCGCCACCGACGCCGACCATGACCAGAGCGGTTTCAAGACCACCGTCACCCCGGCCCAGAACACGCTCGGCACCCTGACCATCCAGGCCGACGGCAACTGGCACTACAGCGTCGACAACAGCAAGGTGCAGTACCTGCGCAGCGGCGAAACCCGCGACGAGCACTTCACCGTCACCTCGCTGGACGGCACGACCCACGACATCGTCGTCACCATCCACGGCACCGACAATGCCCCGGTCTTCTCCGGCAAGGACAGCGGCGACGTCTATGAGAACGCCACCGACGCCAAGGCCGTGCTCGGCTTCGACGGCCAGATCGTCGCCACCGACGCCGACCATGACCAGAGCGGTTTCAAGACCACCGTCACCCCGGCCCAGGGCACGCTCGGCACCCTGACCATCCAGGCCGACGGCAACTGGCACTACAGCGTCGACAACAGCAAGGTGCAGTACCTGCGCAGCGGCGAAACCCGCGACGAGCACTTCACCGTCACCTCGCTGGACGGCACGACCCACGACATCGTCGTCACCATCCACGGCACCGACAATGCCCGGTCTTCTCCGGCAAGGACAGCGGCGACGTCTATGAGAACGCCACCGACGCCAAGGCCGTGCTCGGCTTCGACGGCCAGATCGTCGCCACCGACGCCGACCATGACCAGAGCGGTTTCAAGACCACCGTCACCCCGGCCCAGGGCACGCTCGGCACCCTGA